DNA sequence from the Dryobates pubescens isolate bDryPub1 chromosome 8, bDryPub1.pri, whole genome shotgun sequence genome:
ATTGGCATTACAACAGAATTAGTCTGTGAAGAAGCAAACCAGGGATGCTAAGCCTTCCAGCACTGTGGGTGAACTCCCCCGAGTTCCCCAGTCACAGCATTCAATATTTAGCCCCATGCAATGATGCAactgagctgcagcttgcatGTTTGGCAAATAAATCCTCTGCCCTTGAGAGTGCTGAGACTCTCAGCCCCAAACCCCCCAGCAGCTGAACAACTGGCTGGTTTGCCCATCTTCAGGAAGTTCACAGCTCCACTACTGATCCCACAAGCTGAAAACTAGTTGAATCACCTGTGTTGAGGATGCTGACACTTCAGTGGCTTAAAGTCAGAGAGCATAATCAGACATCTCCATTTTGATCTCTCATACAGTCCATGTCTGGCATTAGTCTATTAAGTTGTTACTTACATGTTAATGAACCCTGGAGCTCCAAAATATCCTCCTGGTGCTTCAACTCACATTCCATTTACAACTCTTGGGCAAGACCtaaagcctgctgcaggccagctcaggtttttttcctgttgttgctTTAAGTATAGACATGTCCAGCATCCCTTTCTGTATCTGCAGCACCTCACTCATCAGGTTCCTTCCAAAACCCTTCTAAAGTATCTACCATGCTTTTACCTTCATGCAGTCCTAGATGTCACATTCCTTAAGTTTGTAGAATTTGTGTAAAACTGTATGGGAAGccaggtttttcttttcttggcctgatttaatcatagaattatagaatcaataaggttggaaaagacctcaaagatcattgagtccaacctatcacccagcacctcttgactactgaaccatggctccaagtgccacatccaatcccctcttgaacacctccagggatggtgactccaccacctccctgggcagcacattccaatggctaacaactctctctgggaagaatttctcctcacctccagcctaaacttcccctggcacagcttgagactgtgtcctcttgttatggtgctggttgcctgggagaagagaccaaccccctcctggctacaacctcccttcaggtagttgtagtcagcaagaaggtctcccctgagcctcctcttctccaggctaaacaaccccagctccctcagcctctcctcacagggctgtgctcaaggcctctccccagcctcattgcccttctctagacacattcaagagtctcaatgtccttcttaaactgaggggcccagaactggacacaggactcaaggtgtggcctaaccagtgctgagcacaggctgtgctTTACCCTTTTTACAAACACACCTCTATCATCACAGACAGCACTACAAGCTTCCAGCAGGACTGCAGCACAATGCTGTGTCAACAGCACAATGTCTCAGTTTGCATCAGCAGGAAAACCCACCAAAGGTCCATCTGTTCAACCACAACACCAGAGCACCCAGTGTTCTCCTGGCCATGAGCAAGCATGCTGTTCTCATTCTCCCCATTCCTACAGCACACTGTTTCCAATGACAATGGCACTGTCATTTCTTTActccaaaagcagcaggaactCTGGTCATTTTCAGACTTTTATTAagaggggtggaaaaaaatagtTTCTATAGCAGCAGTCAAGAATTGACAGTGGAAAAGCCACAGATATGATGCACAGTTGATCACTAAAGGCTCTATTATAAATAGATTCTTTCCTTATATTTGAAGCAATCAGCAGAAATAATTTATTGTCCAGCTTTCCAAAACAGTCACACCACAGACATGACctaggagagagagaaaagacagCTTCACAAAATATACATTCCCACTGGATACTGAGGGATGGTTCAAGAATCAACAAAACCAACTCCCAGCAACAGTCCCACAGAAACCACCCCCACACTGCTCCAGTATTAGAAATCAAAGCTCCAGTTCAGGTCTACTAGAATACAAGGGGCAGAACCATattctgctgctgaagggctCCTCACACAGACTGTTACACTGACAGAAGGCTTCACCACCCCAAAAAGGGCAGCAGTACTTCCAGTGTCAATGACAACTACTTTGTCTTCCCTCCCATAAGGAAGATACCTTTGCCACCACAAACAGTACTCTGGGCCTTCCAGTGGCACCAGTCATGATGCCAGGGCAGTTTAGAGGCAGAGATCCTGAGGGCTATACTCACCACATTCACAGTCCTGCTCATCTCACTCATATCTTGAAGCCCAGAGCTCTCATGCACTCTTTGTGAGCTTCAATCAGGTGCCCAcaattttcttctcccttctcaatgatgctgcaaaacaaaaatattcctgaggttcaacaacaGAAGTGTGCTTAATACCAGCCAGAGCCACAAGATTGACAAGCTGCTGGGGACAATCAAAAATCTCTATGAGGCtctagagatttttttttgcctatcCAGTTTAGGGCAgcactttttgtttttgtttcagaGAGTATACTACTGTCTCAAAAAGGTGCCCAAGTCTAGAGCTGTGCACTTAAAACACTAATAAAAGGCTTAACCAATTTCCTATTAACAGCCTGGTGTCTATTCTGGGCAAGTCTGGACAGGGATTTGTTACACAACACAAGGCTGTGGCATCACTCCATCTGGTATGCTGATTATGCTCAGCAACCAGTTTTGAAATCATTCAGCAGGGATGGAAACAAATTTCTCCAGTAAGAGAGCAATGCTGTGTAGATTGACCAGTAAACAATGTATTACTCCAGCTTCAGGTGGTATTTAGGGAGCCTAACATATGGCAGCTTTTGATGTTACTCATTCATCTGTCTAAAACATAACCAAACACATCACATATGGCAAAACTGGTTCAGACTTGCCCTTGGACCGACTGGCAGAGAGCTTCCTGTCCCCAGAAGTGGGGattccactgctctgctctccagagcaCAGGTGACAGGCCTGACCCCCATCTGCTGTGTTATGCTATTCTTGCTGCCAAAGGAGAAAACTACCAAattgtgaaaaactttcttaACCACTTAAGTTTTACTACAGTAAGTATGGACAGGTTTGCTGGCCACCCAGGGCAACTCCATCTGACCCAGGACTTGCATTCTACCAGCCCTTTCTGGACTCACTTTACCACATAACTGAACATGCACCCCTAACTTTATACAAGAGAGACTGTCACCTACTGAATTACATCCATACCACCTGTCAGGTAAAAAACAAAAGACCATATGGTTGCTAGGTAAGTTTTTAagcttggaatcatagaatcaataagggtggaaaagacctcagagatcatcaagtccaacctgtcacccaacaccacctcatgactactaaaccatggcactaagtgccacgtccaatcccctcttgaacacctccagggaaggtgactccaccacctccctggacagcacattccaatggcctattactctttctgggaagaacttcttcctaatatccagcctaaaccttccctggtgcagcttgagactgtatcctcttgttctcatgctggctgcctgggagaagagaccagccccctcttggctacaacctcccttcaggtagttgtagacagcaatgaggtctcccctgagcctcctcttcttcaggctaagcaaccccagctccctcagcctctcctcacagggctgtgctccaaacccctccccagcctcgttgcccttctctggacatgttcaagagtctcaatgtccttcttaaattgaggggcccagaactggacacaggactcaagtacTCAAAAGATTTAGTGTCATAGTCAAAGGTACTCTGTTTTGGAGGTGTATTGCATGGTATTTGATATGTCCTCTGATGGTGACTAAAACTGTAATTACAAATGCAGCAATATGCATCACTGTAGAACTTTGCATCTCTGTGAGAAACCTTAAAAACCCCACTGCTACTTAAAAGAGAACAGCATATATATTCAATTAAACAATAAAAATGTGACTGCCTCCTGGTACtcaagagtcatagaatcatttgggttggaaaagacctttaagatcatggagtccagccaTTACCTacctctaccaaggctggtgctaaactacatccctcagcaccacttctctgcatctttgaaacacctccagggattcaaccacctccctggggagcacatttccatctttgagaacccttgcagtgaagaatttccttctaatatccaacttaaaccttccctggggcaacctaaggccatttcctctcatcctatcccttgcTACtctaggcagaagagaccaacacctacctcactacaaccttctttcaggtggctgtagagggcaaggtggtctcccctcagcctccttttctccaaattatgcaaccccaagtccttctccagccagcttcattgcccttctctggacctgctccagcaccttaatgtccttcctgcagtgagggccccaaactgaacccaggacttaaactgtggcctcaccagtgcagagtacaggggggcaatcacttccctggtcctgctggcctcactgttcCTGACAATGGCCACGATGCTCTTGGCAGTTTTGGCCACTTGAGcacatagaatcagtaaggttggaaaagacctcagagataagtccaacctgtcactcaacacctcatgagtaactgaaccacggcaccaagtgttGGCTCATACCTGTTTCAGTGAGTCAATAGTAGTGATGACTCGTTAGTAGCATTAAAATCTCATCTCTGAAACCGCCTTTAAACAAGGGCTACAAGATATTAACCTCTTCATTTCTCATTTATCCTTTTAAGatgttttctcctcctcctcgacGCTCTCCCTCCGACACTGCCCCCGCTCCCCTTTCCCGCTCTCTTTGGACGCCCCGGCACCCCCAGCCAGGGTGGGCAAGGCTAAATCACCCTGGCACGCTGGCAAAGGCAGAAACTCCTTAACGGACACAAGCCGCGAGGCGAGGGAAGAAACCCTCCCCGCGCCGGGCCAGGCTGTACAGGCAGGCGCGCCGGGGACGGTTCAAGCGCCCTGCGGCTGTGCGCGGCGGAGCCGGGCCCGCGGGAGCCCGGCCCGGGTCGCTCACCATGCGTCCCGCGCTTTCTTGGTCTCGGGGCAGGCGCAGCAGGGCTTCAGCGGCTTCTTCTCTTCCCGCGCCTCCCCCGCGACCTTGCTGTCGCAGCTGGCGGCGGCCACCGTCGACATGGCGAGCGGCTTCCCGGCGGCCACAGCCTgctaaggaagaaaaagaatggccgggagaggctgtggacagGCCCCCGGCCGATACCAGCCGCGCGGCGTGAGGCACCGCTGCGCTCCTTCGGCTCGCTACCTGAGGCCTAGAGGGCTCCGCTGGGTCCCGCTGCTTCCCACTAACCCTCTTCTCTGCGCCCCGCCCGGGTCACCCCCGCTCCCGcggtgtgctgggagctgcagtttGTTAGTCCTCTTCCGCCGCCGCTCTTCGCTGCCCTCAGCCGGCGGCCTGGGCTGTGAGCTCGCAACACATGTAGCGTTAACATCACAAACCCAGCCCCGCTCCGTAACGACCGAACGCCGTGTCGAGAGAAACACCCCCCGGGAAGGCACGCTGccgcaggagagagagagaagaggcaaACAAAACGCAACTAAACAAAacacactgctgcaggagcaagagagaagagggtaacaaaccaaaacacaactaaACACACTGCCGCAGGAGCAAGAGAGAAGAGggtaacaaaccaaaacacaactaaACACACTGCCGCAGGagcaagagagaagagggaaacaaaccaaaacacaactaaACAAAACACACTGCCGCAGGAGCAAGAGAGAAGAGggtaacaaaccaaaacacaactaaACAAAACACACTGCcgcaggagagagagaagagggtaacaaaccaaaacacaactaaACAAAACACACTGCCGCAGGAGCAAGAGAGAAGAGggtaacaaaccaaaaca
Encoded proteins:
- the LOC104303429 gene encoding cytochrome c oxidase copper chaperone — encoded protein: MSTVAAASCDSKVAGEAREEKKPLKPCCACPETKKARDACIIEKGEENCGHLIEAHKECMRALGFKI